A stretch of Meiothermus sp. Pnk-1 DNA encodes these proteins:
- a CDS encoding AbrB/MazE/SpoVT family DNA-binding domain-containing protein produces MPLTRLSSKGQVVLPKAVREALGLEAGDELRVEVEGDTIRLVPRRKRSLGEVLDTLPGHVPKEAFSSPEALLAAEREEARKRWHR; encoded by the coding sequence ATGCCCCTCACCCGTCTCTCCAGCAAAGGCCAGGTGGTGCTGCCCAAGGCGGTGCGGGAGGCCCTGGGCCTCGAGGCCGGGGACGAGCTCCGGGTCGAGGTGGAGGGCGACACCATCCGCCTCGTTCCCCGGAGAAAAAGAAGCCTTGGCGAAGTTCTGGATACCCTCCCCGGCCACGTCCCCAAGGAGGCCTTCTCCAGCCCAGAGGCGCTCCTCGCCGCCGAACGGGAGGAGGCCCGCAAGAGGTGGCACCGGTGA
- a CDS encoding type II toxin-antitoxin system VapC family toxin, which produces MISLDTNVIFSALNPADLHHTRARRLLREHGAAEVLVLSPVVYAELMASSDAAGIRLFLQKAQITTLWEMPQAVWEAAGRAFGQYARLRRGGVLPRRILADFLIAAHAEHHGLEVMSFDDAIYAEVFPELRLIG; this is translated from the coding sequence ATGATTAGCCTGGATACCAACGTGATATTCTCGGCGCTGAACCCAGCAGACCTTCACCACACCCGCGCGAGGCGGCTCCTGAGGGAGCATGGGGCTGCGGAGGTGCTGGTCCTCTCGCCGGTGGTGTACGCCGAGCTGATGGCCTCATCCGATGCAGCGGGCATCCGCTTGTTTCTCCAGAAGGCCCAGATCACCACCCTCTGGGAAATGCCCCAGGCAGTCTGGGAGGCAGCGGGCAGAGCTTTTGGACAGTATGCCCGGCTGCGGCGCGGAGGCGTGCTGCCCAGGCGGATCCTGGCAGACTTCCTGATCGCGGCCCATGCGGAGCATCACGGGCTGGAGGTGATGAGCTTCGACGACGCCATTTACGCCGAGGTCTTCCCCGAACTGCGGCTGATCGGCTGA
- a CDS encoding AbrB/MazE/SpoVT family DNA-binding domain-containing protein: MAQGIVSGKYQLTLPVEVRKALGIKPGDRVEYVVKGGRLEIRVIRPDLSRVLDEVLAEHDFAALRTETQDDAVQYVRELRGRDD; encoded by the coding sequence ATGGCGCAAGGCATAGTCAGCGGAAAGTACCAACTTACGCTCCCGGTAGAAGTTCGCAAGGCTTTGGGGATTAAACCTGGCGACCGGGTGGAGTATGTGGTCAAGGGTGGGCGGCTGGAGATACGGGTGATCCGCCCCGACTTATCCCGGGTGCTCGACGAAGTCCTCGCAGAGCATGACTTTGCCGCTTTGCGAACCGAGACCCAGGATGACGCGGTACAGTACGTGCGGGAGCTGCGGGGCCGGGATGATTAG
- a CDS encoding PIN domain-containing protein, whose translation MAPVIADANFLLRLITKHPQPMYRAARAFALEAERRGLLIEVHPMHVAEAVYVLEGRIYGLSPRETAKELLALLGARPFVPREEEALLAALEAYPESGLDFPDVFLAKLARTEGKRVVSFDRKMAQAGVEPLVPREE comes from the coding sequence GTGGCACCGGTGATCGCCGACGCCAACTTCCTGCTCCGGCTCATCACCAAGCACCCCCAGCCGATGTACCGTGCGGCCCGCGCCTTCGCCCTGGAGGCGGAGCGGCGCGGCCTCCTCATCGAAGTGCACCCCATGCACGTGGCGGAGGCGGTCTACGTCCTGGAAGGGCGCATCTACGGCCTCTCCCCCAGGGAGACGGCGAAAGAGCTCCTGGCCCTTCTCGGTGCCCGCCCCTTTGTGCCCCGGGAAGAGGAGGCCTTGCTGGCCGCCCTCGAAGCCTATCCCGAAAGCGGCCTGGACTTTCCCGATGTTTTCCTGGCCAAACTCGCCCGGACCGAGGGGAAGCGGGTGGTCAGCTTCGACCGCAAGATGGCGCAAGCCGGAGTGGAGCCCCTCGTGCCAAGGGAAGAGTAG